The region TGCTCGATCACACGGTGGAGCCCGGCGACAGCCTCGAAGTACGCACAGAACCTGCGGGACTCCGGCCAGGGGTGCACCAGGACCAGCAGCCCGCCGGGCGCCACGGCCCGGGTCAGATGGGCGCAGGCCCGCCGCAGATGCTGGGGCCGGCCCAGGTAGTACAGCAGCTCGGCGCAGAAGACGAGGTCGAACCGGTCCTCGGGGGGCGCGGTGAGGATGTTGAGCCGCGCGAACCGGGGAGCGGGGGTGCGGCCGGGCCCGGGAGTACGGGCGCGGGCGAGCGCGCGCTCCGAGATGTCCACACCGGTGATGTCCGCCTGCGGAAACGCGGCCGCGAGGCGGTGGGTGAAGGTGCCCTCGCTGCACCCGACGTCCAGGATCCGCCGGTAGGGGCGCCGGGGCAGCAGCCGCAGGGTCGTCGCGTACTTGAACTGCTCGTAGTCGTCCACGGCCAGCCCCCACGGGTCCGGCCGCCGGTGCCACCAGTCGAAGTACCAGTGCAGGACCCGTCCCTGGCCACGGAGGCCGATGAAGGAGAGCGCGGCGAAGAGGGCGCGGTGCGCGCGGTCGAGGAGGCGGTGCATGAGAACCTTCCGGCAATTGTGGTGGCCACGCTCCCGGGAGGCCGCCGGACGTATGCGGTATGACGGTGCGTCAGCGGGTGACGTCGTCGTAGGCGTGGGCGAACGCTTCGGTGACCACGGGCCAGGTGCAGTGCACCGGTTCGGTCTCCCAGTTGTGTGCGGCCAGGGCGCGCCGGGCCCCCGGGGTACGGGCCAGCCAGAGCACCTCGTCGGCCAGGGCGAATGCCGAGTGGCCGACGAGCGCCCCCTCGCGGTTGTGCCGTACGAAGTCGGCGACGCCGGTGTGCTCCCGGGCGAGGACCGGGAGTCCGCTGGTACGCGCCTCCAGGGCCGCGATCCCGAAGGACTCCCGTCGGCAGGGATTGACGAACAGGTCCGCCCCGGCCAGCAGCTCCCGTACCTCTCCGGGCTGCAGCCGGCCCGCGAGGCGGATCCAGCTGTCCATCCCGTTGCGGCGCAGATAGCGCTGTATCGGCCGCAGGCTCGGTCCGGCGCCGGCGAACGTGGCGCGCAGCGCGGTGCCCCGGCGGGACATCCGCGCGTGGGCGGAGTGCAGCGCCGCCAGCAGCTCCATGGGTTCCTTGCGCGGGACGAGCCGGCCGACGGCGACGACGTGCACCCGGCCGTCCTGGCGCTCGGCCGGGCCACCCGGGCTGCGCCACCAGGCGGCGTCGATGCCGTTGGGAATGACGCGGGGGCGGACGCCGGGAAGCGCCTGCCGGATCAGCCCGGCGGCCGACCTGCTCACGGTCGTCACCGCCACCGGAGCGGTGGGGCCGTGCCCGGTCCGGCTCAGCAGCCGGTACAGGGCGCGCACCACGGGGTCCCACATGCTGTGGACGGTGGCCACGGCGGGGATGCCCCGGCGCCGGGCGCAGGCCAGCGCGGCCCAGGCGAAGGGGGAGGCCGCGCCCAGGTGCACATGGACCACGCGTGGGTGACGCTCCGTCAACAACCGGTCGATGGCGTGTCCCGCCCTGGGGTGAACGGGCAGCTGCCCGGGCAGCCGCGCGCTGATCCTGTGCACGGGATACGGCCATGAGGCGGCCTTCGCCCCCGCAGCGGCGGGCGTCGCGGTGACGACCTCGGCGGCCTGGCCCGCCCGGTGCTGGGCGGCGGCCAGGGCGGCGACCTGGATTTCGATACCTCCCGTCCGCGGTGCAAAGCAGTCTGAAATGTGAAGGATCATGGCTGCACTTCCGACATGGGGCGTGAAGTTCCCCAGTATGGGGTGGTAAAGCATGGTTCGTGAGACATACGTGCTTGTTCTTTCATGCGCATCCGGACGATGAGGCGCTGCTGACCGCCGGGACCATGGCGCGCCTGGCCGGTCAGGGACACCGTGTGGTGCTGGTGCTGGCCACGGCGGGCGAGCGCGGCCTGGCCCCGGCGTCCTCGCGGGAGCGCGGCCTGGGCGAGGTGCGCCGCGAGGAGGCGCACGCCTCCGCCCGGATCCTGGGCTGCTCCCGGGTCGCCTTCCTCGGCTACGCCGATTCCGGGCACACGTCCGCCCCGGCCCCCGCCCGCACCGGCGCGGAGCCGTTCGCGTCGGCGGACGTCGACGAGGCGGCCGCCCGCCTGGCCGCACTGCTCACCGAGGAGCGCGCCGACCTGCTGACCGTCTACGACCCGGCGGGCGGCTACGGGCACCCGGATCACGTACAGGTCCACCGGGTCGGCTACCGGGCCGCCCGTATGGCGGGCACCCCGGTGGTGCTGGAGGCCACCGTCGACCGCACCCTCCTGCTGCGCGGACTGCGTGCCGCCTCGTGGGTCCACCGCTTCCCTCCGCAGTTCGACCGCGACTCCTTCCGGCAGGCGTACGGCGCCCGTGCCGAGATCACCCACCGGGTACCGGTCAAACAGCACTGGAGAGCCAAGCGCGCCAGCATGTCCGCGCACCTCAGCCAGGCCGGGGGCGGCGACTCCGAACGCACCCTGGCCGCCCTGGGCCGGCTGCCCGGACCGGCCTTCCGCCAGGTGATGGGGACCGAGTGGTACATCCAGCGCGGGCTGCCCGCGGGGCCCGTCCTGCGCGATCCGCTGGCCACGCTGCCGGGCGGCAGGGTGACGGCACGAAGCCGATGACACTCCTCACCGCGCGTGTGCCGAAGTCCGCCCTGCGGCTGCTGGGCCTGCTCTCCTCCGCCGCCGGCCTCGTCCTGCTGGCCCTGGCACTGCCGAGGGCGGCGGGAACGGACTGGGCCGCCGTCCGGACCCACCTCGGGCACGTCGGCGGCCCGCAGGTGGCGCTGCTGTGCGCCCTGGCCGGTGCCGCGCTGTGGAGCTACACCTACGTGCTCAGCGCCGCCCTGCCCGGCCTGACCCTGCGTCAGGCGCTGCTGGTGAACTGCACCGGCAGCGCCGTGAGCAATCTGCTGCCGCTCGGCGGCGGCGCGGGGGTCGCGGTCACCTATGCCATGACGCGCCGCTGGGGGCATCCGCCGCGGGCCGTCGCCGTGTGCGTCGCGCTCACCGGGGTGTGCAACGTGGCCGCCCGGCTGGTCCTGTCGGCGGTGGGCGCGCTGCTGCTGGCGGGGACGCCCGTCCCCGGCATCGGCTGGGCGGCGGCCGCGGGCGGGGTGGTCCTCGCCGTGCCCGTGGCGCTCGCGGCCGGGTGGCCGGTCCTGCGCCACTGCCGCAGGGCGCCCGGCAGCCCCCGGCGGGCGGCGCGGGCGGGCGCGCTGGGGCGGAGCACCCGGCGCGCCCGGCAGTTCGCGGCGCGGTTGCGCGACGAGAGCCGGGACCTCGTCCGCCGGTCGTGGGCACGGCTGGTGTGCGGCATGGCCGCCACCCTGGCGGCACAGGGCGCGCTGTTCCTGGCCTGCCTGCAGGCGGCGGGCTCGCGTACGGGGACGGGGGAGGCGCTGGCGGTGTTCGCGGCCAGCCGCCTGCTGACCCAGATCGCGGTCACCCCCGGCGGGATCGGCGTCACCGAGTGCGCCGCCGCCGTCGCGCTGGTCGCCCTCGGCGGCGCCCCGGCGGCGGTGGCCTCGGCCATGCTGCTGTTCGCCACGTTCACGCATCTGCTGGAGATTCCGCTCGGCGCGCTCACCGGCGCGCTCTGGCTGCTGCGCGCGGGACGACGGCGGCCGGCACCGGCACCGGCCGCTCCTTAGGCGGCCACCGCAGCACCGCCGCCACCGCCACCGCTCCCCCGAGGGCGGCCGCCAGCCCGCTCGCCCAGGTGGGCCCCTGCCCCGAGGGCATCACCACCAGGGTCAGCCCCACCACCGCCGCCTTGGCGCCGCCCCGCGCCAGCCGTCGCCAGGACACCGCCGCCAGCGGCACCAGCGCCCACAGCAGGTACCAGGGCTGCGCGACCGGGGCGGCGGCGACCAGCACCAGCAGCGCCGTTCCCGTCGCCCGCTCGGCGCCGACCCGTGGGGCGCACCGCACCCAGTAGCCCACCGCGCCCAGGCCCACCAGCAGTCCGGCCAGCCGCGCGGCCGTCATCGCACCGGCCGCCGTGCCCCACCCCAGCCCCTGGGCGAGCCACCCCAGCAGATGGCCCGCGTCCGTGCTCGGGGAGAGCAGGGTGTGCACCGCGGCGGGCGTACGGAGGGTCCACAGCCACCCCCAGCCCTGGCCGCACGCGGCGACCCCCGTCACCAGCGCGGCGGCCGCCACCCCGGCGATCGCCGCGGCCTGCCGCACCCGCCGCCATGCGCCGTCCCGCCCCGCCACGGTCACCGCCGCCGCGCACAGCAGGGCCACCACGGCGGGAGCCTTCACCAGCGCCGCCGCGGTCAGCACGACGGTCCCCACGGCCCAGCGCCCCCGGTGGAACGCCAGCAGCCCGGCCGTCATCAGCCCGAGCATCAGCGCCTCGTTGTGCGCCCCGCCGACCAGGTGCAGCAGCACCAACGGGTTGAGCGCACCGGCCCACAGCGCACCGGCCGCACCGGAGCCCGACGCGGCCGCCAGCCGCCGCAGGGCCCACACCATGAGGGCCAGACCGGCCACCGCCACCAGCCGCAACCCCAGGGCCGCGGCCACCACATGCTGTTCGCCGGTGACCGCCACCACGGCCCGCGCCGCGGCGACGGACAGCGGCCCGTACGGGGCCGGTGCGTCGTGCCACATCCCGGGCACATTGGCCGCGAGCGGGCCGCCCAGCGCCGCCGGGCCCAGCGCGTACACATCGCGTCCGCGGCCCGCCAGCGCGCCCTGGGCGAGATAGCTGTAGGCGTCGCTGCTGCCCAGCAGCGGGCCCGGCACCAGCGGCAGCGCCCAGCACCACAACGCCCGGTGCAGCGGCCGCCACCCGCCGGCCGTCCCGTCCGCGACGCGCGTGCCCAGCCGCCACCACGCGGCGATCAGCAGCACCAGCCCGGCGTACGACACGGCGACGCCCACGCACCGGAGCGACTCGCCGGGCCGCCCCCACAGACCGTCCGGCACCCCTTGCGGCAGCGCGCCCGAGCCCCAGCCGCCGACGCCCAGCAGTACCGACCCCAGCGTGCCCAGGAGCACCTCTCCCCGGACGGTGACCCCTGCCGCGCTCATCCGGCCAACCTAGACGCGGGACCGGCCCGCACGGCGCACGCGGACGGACATGTCGCCCGTCCGGGCCGGGGCCCGCGCACCGGCGCCGGATCAGTCGGCGCAGGACACGTCCCGCTGCGGGCGCCGGCCCGTCGTCAGGAAGGCGGTGACCGCCCGGTCGCCGCAGGCGGTGCCGTTGGCCAGGTAGGCGCCGTGCCCGCCGTGCTCCAGGGTGACCATGCGGGCCCGGCCGCCCAGGGCCTGACGCATCTTCAGGGCGCCGGAGTACGGGCTGACCGGGTCCCGGCGGTTCTGGAGCATCAGGATGTCGGACGGGCCCGCGTCGGTGATCCGCGTGGGCTGCTCGGCCGGCGCGTCCTTCCAGAAGGCGCAGTGCGTGACGTTCACCGGCATCCCGGCCGTGAGCGGGTGTCGGACCCGGTCGGCGGCCACCGCGCGCCGGTACGCGGGCACCGACGCCGGCCAGCGCACGTCGTTGCAGAGGGTGGCCAGCACGACCGCGGCCTTGGCGTCCGGCAGCGGCCCGGCGAGGGCGTCCGGGAGCACCGGTCGTGCGGCCGGGTCCTGGGCCTGGCGCACGAGCCGGGCGAACTGGCGGAAGAGGCCGTCGCTCTGCAGGGTGTTCTGCAGCGCCTGGCGCAGCCGGTTGCCGGTCAGCGGGACGCCCTTCGTGGCGGACTCCTTCGGTGCGCGGTCCAGCTCCGCCGCCAGCGCGAGGAACAACGGCCGTACATCCTGGGGGCGTTCGGCCAGCCGCAGCCCCTCGTCCTCCCGGGCCGGATCGGCCGCCCAGGCCGCGAAGTCGGGGAACCGGTCGTCCGCGCCCACCGCCATGTTCGCCAGCCACCTGCGCTCCAGCCGGGCCGGGTCGGGGTCGTCGTTGCTGTCCAGCACCCAGCGGTCGGTGTGCTGCGGGTACTTCTGTGCGTACACCGCCCCGACGTACGTCCCGTACGAGGTCGCCCAGGCCGACAGTTTCTCCTCGCCCAGGGCCCGGCGGAGGCGGTCGATGTCGCGCACCTCGTTCGCGGTGGACAGGCTGCGCAGCACGGCACCGCCATGACGGCCGCAGGCGTCGGCGATCCGCCGGGACCGGGCGAGGTTCTCCGTGATGTCGCCGTCCGGTGCCGGCCAGGGCCGCAGGGCCACCAGGTGCCGGTCGTCCGCGTCGAGCGCACAGCTCGCCGTCGAACTGCCGCCCGTCCCCCGCGGGTCGAAGGTGACGAGGTCGTAGGCCCCGGCCATCTCCTTGCCCAGCGCGGCCCCCTTCGCGGTCAGCCGCGGCAGCCCGGGTTCGCCCGGCCCGCCGGGGATCATCAGCAGCGTGCCCCGCCGCGCCGCGGGCCGGTCGCTGCGCACCCGGGACACGGCGAGGGTGAGCCGCGGGCCGTCCGGGTCGCGGTAGTCGACCGGTACGGGCAGCTCGGCGCACTCCTGCCGGGGGAGGCCCGGCTGGGCGCACGGTCCCCAGGCGAGGGCCGGCCCCGTCGTACCGGGGGCCTGGGCACGGGCCGCCGGGGAGACCGCGGCCAGGGTGCCGGCGACGGCCGCGGCGGAGAGCGTGAGCAGCAGGGCGCGGTGGGCGTAAGTCGTCATGGGGCAAGGGTTGTCGAGCGGCGGACCGGTGCCCATCCGGCTGCCGGGACATCCGTGGTGGGGTTTCCCCGAGGACGCGCCGCGGCCCGGCCGTGCGCCGCGGACCGGCCGCCTCACTCCCCGATGGTGATCAGGGCCAGCGTGATGTTGTCGGGACCGCCCGCCTCGATGGCGGACTTCCACAGCTCGAACGCGGCCCGGCCGCCGCTGTGGAGCCGCAGCAGGCCGCCGACGTCGTCCTCCGGGACGGGGTCGGTCAGCCCGTCGGTGCACACCAGATAGCGGTCGCCCACGGAGAGCGGTGCGGTCGCGACGTGCGGGGTGACGGCGCTGAACTCCGGTGCGCCGCCGAGCGCCTGGGTCACCAGCGAGGTGGTGCGCCGTCCCGGCGAGGGCGGCGGGCTGTCGTCCACGCTCACCTGGCGCAGGGCCTCGCCGGTCGCGTCGAACACCCGACTGTCCCCGACGTTGAACACCACCACGGACTTCTCCTGTACGACCGCACCGGCGACGGTGGTGCCCATGGTGGTCAGCTCCGGGTCCCGCTCGGCGGCCGCGTACACCGCACGGTTGCAGAGGTCCAGCACGTCGCCGACCGCGTCCTTGGTTTCCAGCGACGGGCCGAGGGCGGCCAGGTGCCGGACGACCAGGGCGCTGGCCACCTCGCCGGCCGGCTGTCCGCCGATGCCGTCGGCGACCGCGACGACCAGCGGGGTGCCGACCGGGAACACCAGGGTCTGCGGGTTCTCGGTCACGGTGCCGCAGAGCGTCCAGGGGCCGACGACCAGGCTGTCCTCGTTGTGCTCGCGGATCAGCCCGGTGTGGCTCAGGGCGGTCACGGTGAGGTACGGCATGGACGTGTCCCGGCTCCGGTGCTCCGCTACGGCACTCCCGTCGACCCCCGAGCCGTGCCGTACCCCCATTGTGGTCACCGGCCGGCCCCGCGCGCCCGTCGGCGGGCGGGCCGGTCAGCCGGTCTGCTCGCCCCTCAGGGTGGTGCGCTGCATCAGCCGGGAGATGTCCTTCCCGGTCACGATCCCCACCAGCTGCCCCGCGTCCACGACGAGGAGGCGCGCGCCGGTACGCAGGCTGATCCGTTCGAGCGCCTCGCTCAGCAGATCGTCCGGAGCGGCGACCGCGCACTGGGACAGCGGGGTCGCCGCCTCGCGCACCCGCACCGTCTCCCGGCTCGGGCCGGGCACCGACGCGAGCCGGGAGACCTGCACGATGCCGCTGGGGCGGCCCTCGAAGTCGAGCAGCGGCAGCGCGGAGTGGCGGGAGCGGACCACCACCTCGTCGATGAAGCGCCGGACGGTCAGCCAGTCGGCGCCGGTCACCACCGGACTGGACATGGCATCGGCGACCCGTATTCCGCGCAGCGCGGTGTGCAGGGCGGCGCGGCGCCGCTCCGCCCCGGCGACGACCATGACGAAGAGGCCGATGAAGACGATCCACAACCCGCCCGGTGCCCCGCGCAGCACCGAGATCCAGCCGGCGGCCACCAGCAGCAGCCCCATGATCTGGCCGCCCCGGGACGCCGCCAGATCCGCACGGTCCCGGTCCCCGGTGCGCCACCACAGCACCGCCTGCACCACCCGCCCGCCGTCCAGCGGCACCGCGGGCAGCAGGTTGAACACCCCCAGGAACAGGTTCGCCCAGCCCAGCCACGCCAGGACGACCGAGGGCACCGCCCAGCCGGACAGCTGGTGCAGCCCGAACCCGGCCCCGAGCGCGACACCGCCGATGACCAGGCTGGTCAGCGGCCCGCTGACGGCCACGGCGAAGGCCGCCGCCGCGGACTGCGGCCGCCCCATCCGGGTCGTACCGCCCAGCGCCCACAGCGTCACGTCCTGGACCGAGATCTTGTTGCGCAGGGCGGTCGCGGCGTGCGCCGTCTCGTGCAGCAGCAGGCTGCCCATGAGCAGCGCGGCCCCGATGACACCGGCGAGCGCGTACACGCTGTCCGACCGGCCCGGCGTCCAGACGGGCAGGCCCTGATGGCCGAGTCCGTACGCGAACAGGCCCACCAGCAGCGGCACGCTCCAGTGCATGCGCAGCGGCACCCCGACCACATGTCCGACACGGACCGAGCCGTTCATCGTCGTCTCCTGCCGGCCGGCGCCCGGCCCCTGGGAGCGGGCCCTGACGGCCCGCACTCCGTGAACCGGCCGATCCGGCGCCCACCACAATTGTCGCTCGCACCGCCCGCGCCGGCCGCAGAAAGGACGGCCGGGCGTCCGGGTGGCACGCTGGTGGTACGGACCGAACCGCCGGAGGTGCGTCATGGGACCCCGCCACCACTTCCACCTGGACCAGGGTGATCACTCGATCACCGTGAACGTCGGGCCGGGCCGGTCCGGGGAGATCGAGCTGCTGGTCGACGGCAAGGTGGTCGCGTACCAGAAGCACCACGCCCCCGGCATGAACGTGCTGGCCGGCGAACTCCCCGAGGAGCCCGCCCACCCCTTCCGCGTCCTGCTGCGCCAGCCGCACCTCGTCCCCTCGATGCCCCGCTGCACGCTGGAGCTGGACGGCGTGGAGCAGCCGATGCCGGAGCGGCTGGTGCTCTAGGGGGACGCCCCCTGGGCGGTCGCGGGGCCGGCCGGGCGGTGCGGACTGCCCTGTCCGGGGCCGCCGCGGGCATCATCGCGGGGTCGGCCGGAGTGCCCTCGTACGCGCCTTCGCCGCCTCGGAAACCCTCGCGAACTGTTGGGCCACCCGACTGATTATCGCCGACGAGCGTTTTGCTCCCCGCGGGTTGAACGACGATGCGGGCCGACTGCGGCAGCACGATACGTCTGGCGTCAGAAGGACGAATCGGCGAGGAGCGACGTGAGAAGAATTGTGCAGGCGGGAAGTATCGTCGGGGCGTGCGGGCTGGTGCTGTTCGGCGGCGGGGTGGCCAGTGCGCAGACCATTCCGGGCGAGTCCCTGCTCGCGGCCGCGGTGGGCGCCGATCTCGGCACCGTGACCGGCATGGTCTCCGGGGTGGTCTGCAACAACCGCCTCGCGGACTTCAACTACAAGTCCCCGGTGTTCAAGTCGCCGCACCCCTGCATCAACGGCCCGGTACACAGCGGCAACAGCCTCAACAGCGGCAACTTCCTCAACCACGGAAACCCGAACAACAGCGGCAACGTCCACAACACCAACGGGTCCACCAACAGCGCGAACTCCGCCACCGGCGCCTCGTCGGGCAGCAGCAACAGCATCCAGCACATCCTCGGAGGCTTCCTGCACTGAGCGGACCATGACCTCCTGACACGGCCGCGGCCACGGCCCGCGAGCCGTCCGGCGATCGCCCGGCGGACATCCGCCGGGCGATCGCCGTGTCCGGGCGCGGCGGCCCGGGAAGGGAAAGCCGCCGCACATGCCTCCGGCCCCGGACATGCCGGGGCCGGAGGATCGGATCAGCGTCGGGTCACAGTTTCTGCTTGCCGCCGCGGCCCACGTGCTGCAGGTTGTTGCTGGTCTTGTTCTCGGCTCCGGTCGTGCCGCCGGCGTCGTCGTTCGTGTTGCCGTTGACGTTGGTCGGGCTGCCGCTGTTGCTGTTGTTGCCCGACAGGTGGACGTTCTGCGAGTTCGAGACGTTTCCGCTGTTCAGCGGGCCGTTGATGCAGATTCGTGCCCGGTTCCGGCAGCTGAAGCCGGCATGGAAACTGGCCACGGTGTCGCTGTTCCACACCCCGTCGACGCCGTACGGTCCGCCGTCCCACGCCTGGGCGGGCGACGCCCCGCCTGCGGCCAGGAGCAGGCCGCAAGCTCCTGCGATCACCAGATTGACGCGTGCCATGTTCTTCACTGTGTGCTCCTGCACCTCGCGGTTGGGTACCCCGCGGTCTTGCTACCGGGCGTTCCCCCATCCACCAAGCCTGAGAACGGCCCGTCCCGCGCATTCACTCTGAACGATCAGTGGATTCACCGTGACGGCTCTCCCCGGCACGCTCACAAGGGGCCTCCCGGGTGGGGTGCGCCCGCCGCCCACGGCGTACTCCCGGCGCCACCTCTCACCCGCGCAGCCGCAGCCGCTGTCCCGGGTAGATGTGGTCGGGCCCCTGGTCGAGCGCGTGTTTGTTCCGGGCGTACAGGGCCTTGGTGCCGCCCGGCGCGTGGGTGCGGTCGGCGATGGCGGAGAGACAGTCGCCGGGCCGGACGACATAGGTGCGCGCCGTGCTCCGGGCGGGCGTGGTGCGGGCGCGGGCGGGGGCTGGGGCGGCCTCGGCGGCCGTGGAGGTGCGCCGGACCTCGGGCGAGGAACTGCCGGCGGCGCCGCTCGTGGTCGAACGGGCGGCGCAGTTGGGCCAGGCGGACAGGCCGCGGTCGCGGGCGATGCGCTCGCCGACGGCGATCTGCTCGGCGCGGGTGGCGAGGTCGGCACGCGGGGCGTACCGGCGCCCCCCGTACGCGCGCCAGGTGTTGAGGTCGATCTGCAGGCCGCCGTGGTAGCCGTTGCCGGTGTTGATGTGCCAGCGGCCGCTGCTCTCGCAGGCGGCGATGC is a window of Streptomyces caniferus DNA encoding:
- a CDS encoding lysylphosphatidylglycerol synthase transmembrane domain-containing protein, coding for MTLLTARVPKSALRLLGLLSSAAGLVLLALALPRAAGTDWAAVRTHLGHVGGPQVALLCALAGAALWSYTYVLSAALPGLTLRQALLVNCTGSAVSNLLPLGGGAGVAVTYAMTRRWGHPPRAVAVCVALTGVCNVAARLVLSAVGALLLAGTPVPGIGWAAAAGGVVLAVPVALAAGWPVLRHCRRAPGSPRRAARAGALGRSTRRARQFAARLRDESRDLVRRSWARLVCGMAATLAAQGALFLACLQAAGSRTGTGEALAVFAASRLLTQIAVTPGGIGVTECAAAVALVALGGAPAAVASAMLLFATFTHLLEIPLGALTGALWLLRAGRRRPAPAPAAP
- a CDS encoding alpha/beta hydrolase, which encodes MTTYAHRALLLTLSAAAVAGTLAAVSPAARAQAPGTTGPALAWGPCAQPGLPRQECAELPVPVDYRDPDGPRLTLAVSRVRSDRPAARRGTLLMIPGGPGEPGLPRLTAKGAALGKEMAGAYDLVTFDPRGTGGSSTASCALDADDRHLVALRPWPAPDGDITENLARSRRIADACGRHGGAVLRSLSTANEVRDIDRLRRALGEEKLSAWATSYGTYVGAVYAQKYPQHTDRWVLDSNDDPDPARLERRWLANMAVGADDRFPDFAAWAADPAREDEGLRLAERPQDVRPLFLALAAELDRAPKESATKGVPLTGNRLRQALQNTLQSDGLFRQFARLVRQAQDPAARPVLPDALAGPLPDAKAAVVLATLCNDVRWPASVPAYRRAVAADRVRHPLTAGMPVNVTHCAFWKDAPAEQPTRITDAGPSDILMLQNRRDPVSPYSGALKMRQALGGRARMVTLEHGGHGAYLANGTACGDRAVTAFLTTGRRPQRDVSCAD
- the mptB gene encoding polyprenol phosphomannose-dependent alpha 1,6 mannosyltransferase MptB, translated to MSAAGVTVRGEVLLGTLGSVLLGVGGWGSGALPQGVPDGLWGRPGESLRCVGVAVSYAGLVLLIAAWWRLGTRVADGTAGGWRPLHRALWCWALPLVPGPLLGSSDAYSYLAQGALAGRGRDVYALGPAALGGPLAANVPGMWHDAPAPYGPLSVAAARAVVAVTGEQHVVAAALGLRLVAVAGLALMVWALRRLAAASGSGAAGALWAGALNPLVLLHLVGGAHNEALMLGLMTAGLLAFHRGRWAVGTVVLTAAALVKAPAVVALLCAAAVTVAGRDGAWRRVRQAAAIAGVAAAALVTGVAACGQGWGWLWTLRTPAAVHTLLSPSTDAGHLLGWLAQGLGWGTAAGAMTAARLAGLLVGLGAVGYWVRCAPRVGAERATGTALLVLVAAAPVAQPWYLLWALVPLAAVSWRRLARGGAKAAVVGLTLVVMPSGQGPTWASGLAAALGGAVAVAAVLRWPPKERPVPVPAAVVPRAAARARR
- a CDS encoding glycosyltransferase family 4 protein, producing the protein MILHISDCFAPRTGGIEIQVAALAAAQHRAGQAAEVVTATPAAAGAKAASWPYPVHRISARLPGQLPVHPRAGHAIDRLLTERHPRVVHVHLGAASPFAWAALACARRRGIPAVATVHSMWDPVVRALYRLLSRTGHGPTAPVAVTTVSRSAAGLIRQALPGVRPRVIPNGIDAAWWRSPGGPAERQDGRVHVVAVGRLVPRKEPMELLAALHSAHARMSRRGTALRATFAGAGPSLRPIQRYLRRNGMDSWIRLAGRLQPGEVRELLAGADLFVNPCRRESFGIAALEARTSGLPVLAREHTGVADFVRHNREGALVGHSAFALADEVLWLARTPGARRALAAHNWETEPVHCTWPVVTEAFAHAYDDVTR
- a CDS encoding site-2 protease family protein, whose protein sequence is MNGSVRVGHVVGVPLRMHWSVPLLVGLFAYGLGHQGLPVWTPGRSDSVYALAGVIGAALLMGSLLLHETAHAATALRNKISVQDVTLWALGGTTRMGRPQSAAAAFAVAVSGPLTSLVIGGVALGAGFGLHQLSGWAVPSVVLAWLGWANLFLGVFNLLPAVPLDGGRVVQAVLWWRTGDRDRADLAASRGGQIMGLLLVAAGWISVLRGAPGGLWIVFIGLFVMVVAGAERRRAALHTALRGIRVADAMSSPVVTGADWLTVRRFIDEVVVRSRHSALPLLDFEGRPSGIVQVSRLASVPGPSRETVRVREAATPLSQCAVAAPDDLLSEALERISLRTGARLLVVDAGQLVGIVTGKDISRLMQRTTLRGEQTG
- a CDS encoding PIG-L deacetylase family protein, producing the protein MFFHAHPDDEALLTAGTMARLAGQGHRVVLVLATAGERGLAPASSRERGLGEVRREEAHASARILGCSRVAFLGYADSGHTSAPAPARTGAEPFASADVDEAAARLAALLTEERADLLTVYDPAGGYGHPDHVQVHRVGYRAARMAGTPVVLEATVDRTLLLRGLRAASWVHRFPPQFDRDSFRQAYGARAEITHRVPVKQHWRAKRASMSAHLSQAGGGDSERTLAALGRLPGPAFRQVMGTEWYIQRGLPAGPVLRDPLATLPGGRVTARSR
- a CDS encoding LysM peptidoglycan-binding domain-containing protein, with protein sequence MPSPLAKRSVEKLLSVLLVLLGVVGLAGLIGPGTAAAAPPSDSPVPDWERIAACESSGRWHINTGNGYHGGLQIDLNTWRAYGGRRYAPRADLATRAEQIAVGERIARDRGLSAWPNCAARSTTSGAAGSSSPEVRRTSTAAEAAPAPARARTTPARSTARTYVVRPGDCLSAIADRTHAPGGTKALYARNKHALDQGPDHIYPGQRLRLRG
- a CDS encoding PP2C family protein-serine/threonine phosphatase translates to MPYLTVTALSHTGLIREHNEDSLVVGPWTLCGTVTENPQTLVFPVGTPLVVAVADGIGGQPAGEVASALVVRHLAALGPSLETKDAVGDVLDLCNRAVYAAAERDPELTTMGTTVAGAVVQEKSVVVFNVGDSRVFDATGEALRQVSVDDSPPPSPGRRTTSLVTQALGGAPEFSAVTPHVATAPLSVGDRYLVCTDGLTDPVPEDDVGGLLRLHSGGRAAFELWKSAIEAGGPDNITLALITIGE
- a CDS encoding class I SAM-dependent methyltransferase, which gives rise to MHRLLDRAHRALFAALSFIGLRGQGRVLHWYFDWWHRRPDPWGLAVDDYEQFKYATTLRLLPRRPYRRILDVGCSEGTFTHRLAAAFPQADITGVDISERALARARTPGPGRTPAPRFARLNILTAPPEDRFDLVFCAELLYYLGRPQHLRRACAHLTRAVAPGGLLVLVHPWPESRRFCAYFEAVAGLHRVIEHVEPDSFRPFAVSVYELPAAARPGEPRDQDAGADRGRAE